A region from the Corylus avellana chromosome ca7, CavTom2PMs-1.0 genome encodes:
- the LOC132186536 gene encoding N-terminal acetyltransferase A complex auxiliary subunit NAA15 — protein sequence MGASLPPKEANLFKLIVKSYETKQYKKGLKAADAILKKFPDHGETLAMKGLTLNCMDRKSEAYELVRQGLKNDLKSHVCWHVYGLLYRSDREYREAIKCYRNALRIDPDNIEILRDLSLLQAQMRDLTGFVETRQQLLSLKPNHRMNWIGFAVAHHLNSNASKAVEILEAYEGTLEDDYPPDNERCEHGEMLLYKISLLEECGFLERAVEELHKKESKIVDKLDYKEQEVSLLLKLGRLAEGGNLYRELLSMNPDNYRYYEGLQKCVGLYSENAQFPPDEIDRLDALYKSLGQEYKWSSAVKRIPLDFLQGNRFLEAAENYIRPLLTKGVPSLFSDLSPLYDHPGKADILEQLMLDLEHSIKTTSQYPGRAEKEPPSTLLWALFLLAQHYDRRGQYDIALSKIDEAIEHTPTVIDLYSIKSRILKHAGDLAAAAALADEARCMDLADRYINSDCVKRMLQADQVALAEKTAVLFTKDGDQHNNLHDMQCMWYELASGESYFRQGDLGRALKKFLAVEKHYADITEDQFDFHSYCLRKMTLRAYVEMLRFQDRLHSHAYFHKAAAGAIRCYIKLHDSPPKSTAEEDDDMSKLPPSQKKKMRQKLRKAEARAKKEAEEKHEESSAAGASKSGKRHVKPVDPDPHGDKLLQVEDPLLEATKYLKLLQKNSPNSLETQLLSFELNMRKQKILLAFQAVKQLLRLDAEHPDSHRCLIKFFHKARSMAAPVTDTEKLIWSVLEAERPTISQLHEKSLIEGNKIFLEKHKDSLMHRAAVAEMLFVLEPDRKLEAIKLIEESTNNVVPKKGALGPVREWKLKDCIAVHKLLGALLNDNEAQLRWKVRCAEYFPYSTYFEGSRSSAMPNSAYNKTSRNSENGSANHSGGETADSLASNGKLEAFVDLTI from the exons ATGGGTGCCTCGCTGCCTCCCAAAGAGGCCAACCTCTTCAAGCTCATTGTT AAATCGTATGAAACTAAACAGTATAAGAAGGGGCTGAAGGCAGCAGATGCCATATTGAAGAAGTTTCCAGACCATGGAG AAACTTTAGCAATGAAGGGTCTAACATTAAATTGCATGGACCGTAAATCCGAAGCATATGAGCTTGTTAGGCAAGGATTAAAG AATGACCTCAAAAGTCATGTTTGTTGGCATGTTTATGGTCTCCTTTATCGGTCAGACAGAGAATACAGGGAGGCAATTAAATGCTACCGAAATGCACTAAGGATAGATCCAGACAACATTGAGATACTACGGGATCTTTCACTTTTACAG GCGCAAATGCGTGATTTGACAGGTTTTGTTGAGACAAGACAGCAACTTTTGTCACTGAAACCAAATCATCGCATGAATTGGATTGGCTTTGCCGTTGCCCACCACTTAAACTCAAA CGCATCAAAAGCAGTTGAAATTCTTGAAGCATACGAAGGGACGCTAGAAGATGATTATCCTCCTGACAATGAACGCTGTGAGCATGGGGAGATGCTCTTGTACAAG ATATCTTTGTTAGAGGAATGTGGCTTTCTTGAGAGAGCCGTTGAGGAGTTGCACAAGAAAGAGTCAAAAATT GTTGACAAATTGGATTATAAAGAGCAAGAGGTTTCTCTTCTGTTGAAGCTTGGTCGCCTGGCAGAAGGTGGAAATTTGTACCGAgaattactttccatgaatcCTGACAATTACAG ATATTATGAAGGCCTGCAAAAATGTGTTGGGCTATATTCAGAAAATGCCCAGTTTCCTCCTGATGAAATTGATCGGTTAGATGCCTTGTACAAATCGCTTGGGCAGGAATACAAGTGGTCATCTGCTGTTAAG AGAATACCACTTGATTTTCTGCAAGGCAACaggtttctggaagcagcagaaaATTATATTAGGCCTCTCCTAACTAAG GGAGTTCCATCATTGTTCTCTGATCTGTCTCCTCTGTATGATCACCCTGGCAAG GCAGATATTCTGGAGCAACTTATGCTTGACTTGGAGCATTCGATAAAGACAACCAGCCAATACCCTGGAAG GGCAGAAAAAGAGCCTCCTTCAACACTTTTGTGGGCGTTGTTTCTGTTGGCTCAG CACTATGACAGACGAGGTCAATATGACATTGCTCTTTCTAAGATTGATGAGGCTATAGAACACACTCCAACTGTGATTGATCTGTACTCTATCAAG AGTCGAATATTGAAGCATGCGGGTGACTTGGCAGCTGCTGCTGCATTGGCAGATGAGGCTAGGTGTATGGATCTTGCTGATCGTTACATAAATAGTGACTGTGTTAAGCGTATGCTGCAGGCTGATCAG GTGGCTTTGGCCGAAAAAACTGCTGTATTGTTCACAAAAGATGGAGATCAGCACAACAACCTTCATGACATGCAGTGCATGTG GTATGAACTTGCTTCTGGTGAAAGTTACTTCCGTCAAGGTGACCTTGGGCGTGCACTGAAGAAATTTTTAGCTGTAGAGAAGCACTATGCTGACATTACTGAAGACCAATTTGACTTCCATTCTTATTGCTTAAGGAAAATGACTCTGCGTGCCTATGTGGAAATGCTCAGATTTCAAGATCGTTTGCATTCTCATGCTTATTTTCACAAAGCAGCAGCTGGGGCTATCAG GTGCTATATAAAACTGCATGATTCTCCTCCAAAGTCAACagctgaagaagatgatgatatGTCCAAGTTGCCTCcttctcaaaaaaagaaaatgaggcaAAAACTGAGAAAGGCTGAAGCACGAGCTAAGAAA gaGGCAGAAGAAAAACACGAAGAATCAAGTGCTGCTGGTGCCTCTAAGTCTGGAAAACGACACGTAAAACCTGTAGATCCAGATCCACATGGGGATAAGTTGTTGCAG GTTGAAGATCCATTACTGGAAGCTACAAAGTATTTAAAGTTGCTTCAGAAGAATTCACCTAACTCCTTGGAGACACAACTGCTttcttttgaattaaatatgAGGAAGCAGAAGATTTTGCTTGCGTTTCAG GCTGTAAAGCAGCTGCTGAGGTTGGATGCTGAACACCCAGATTCACATCGCTGCTTG ATTAAATTCTTCCATAAAGCGAGGTCAATGGCTGCTCCGGTCACTGATACTGAAAAACTCATATGGAGTGTCTTAGAAGCAGAGCGTCCAACAATCAG tcAATTGCATGAGAAATCTTTGATCGAGGGAAACAAGATTTTCCTTGAAAAACATAAAG ATTCTTTGATGCATAGAGCCGCTGTTGCAGAAATGCTTTTTGTTTTGGAACCTGACAGAAAGTTGGAGGCTATTAAATTAATCGAAGAGTCAACCAACAACGTGGTGCCCAA GAAGGGGGCACTTGGACCAGTCAGGGAATGGAAACTCAAAGACTGTATTGCAGTCCACAAACTCCTAGGAGCACTACTTAATGACAATGAAGCTCAATTGA GATGGAAGGTGCGTTGTGCTGAGTACTTCCCTTACTCTACGTACTTTGAGGGGAGCCGCAGCTCTGCCATGCCGAACTCAGCATACAACAAGACAAGTAGAAACTCGGAAAATGGGAGTGCAAACCATTCAGGTGGTGAAACTGCAGATTCCCTTGCATCAAATGGAAAACTAGAGGCATTTGTGGACCTCACCATCTGA
- the LOC132186730 gene encoding E3 ubiquitin-protein ligase At1g63170, translating to MDDPSLETNSSALTDQYPLLMERVGSHNDHEHIIDISRNGDASSSSSHDDQPPRTDSTQHEDRPSSGTRPPTYQTSLASSNRLNSRTSSFRRRGDGYGRRRRSPLNSGLWISVELVVTVSQIIASVVVLSLSRNENPQTPLFEWVVGYASGCVATLPILYWRYRNRNQSTEQDSSQSHQGSSQSNTPEPTSYTAISATQSLDEENIQNSENFSRNNQLGTLSARLNGLVDHFKMALDCFFAVWFVVGNVWIFGGHSSPSDAPKLYRLCIVFLTFSCIGYAMPFILCATICCCLPCIISILGSREDLSQTRGATPESINALPTYKFKLKKNGNAEDQEINSGVNEGGVLAAGTEKERAISGEDAVCCICLAKYADDEELRELPCFHVFHVECVDKWLKINALCPLCKSEVGECSVTSSSSRDSGQH from the exons ATGGATGATCCCTCTCTGGAAACAAATAGCAGCGCTCTAACTGACCAATACCCTTTGCTAATGGAGCGTGTGGGAAGCCATAATGATCATGAGCACATAATTGACATATCTAGAAATGGCGATGCGTCATCAAGCTCTTCTCATGATGATCAGCCACCTAGGACGGATTCAACTCAACATGAAGATAGACCATCAAGTGGCACAAGGCCCCCAACTTATCAAACTTCTTTGGCTTCGTCAAATAGATTAAACTCTAGGACTTCGTCGTTCAGGAGAAGAGGTGATGGCTATGGTCGTCGCCGTAGGAGCCCATTGAATTCTGGGCTTTGGATCTCTGTTGAACTAGTTGTCACTGTGAGTCAAATTATAGCATCTGTTGTTGTTTTGTCATTGTCAAGAAATGAAAATCCTCAAACCCCATTGTTTGAATGGGTCGTGGGTTATGCATCCGGCTGTGTTGCAACACTTCCTATTCTTTACTGGCGATATCGTAACCGCAACCAGAGTACTGAGCAAGATTCTTCTCAATCACATCAAGGCTCTTCTCAAAGCAATACTCCTGAACCTACATCTTATACTGCTATCTCTGCCACTCAATCTTTAGATGAGGAAAATATTCAGAACTCAGAAAATTTCTCAAGGAACAATCAACTTGGAACCCTAAGTGCACG ACTCAATGGATTAGTGGACCATTTCAAGATGGCCTTGGACTGCTTCTTTGCAGTCTGGTTTGTTGTGGGCAATGTCTGGATATTCGGAGGTCACTCTTCACCCTCTGATGCACCCAAGTTGTATAG GTTATGTATAGTGTTTCTTACCTTCAGCTGTATTGGATATGCCATGCCTTTCATACTATGTGCAACGATATGTTGCTGCTTGCCTTGCATAATTTCTATTTTGGGTTCTCGCGAGGATCTTTCTCAGACTAGAGGGGCTACCCCAGAATCTATAAATGCTCTGCCAACGTACAAGTTCAAGTTGAAGAAAAATGGGAATGCTGAGGATCAGGAAATCAACTCGGGTGTGAATGAAGGTGGGGTCTTGGCTGCAGGAACAGAAAAGGAACGTGCCATATCAGGGGAAGATGCG GTTTGTTGTATATGCTTGGCGAAATATGCGGACGATGAAGAGTTGAGGGAGCTGCCCTGCTTTCATGTCTTTCACGTGGAGTGTGTTGACAAATGGTTAAAGATCAATGCTTTATGTCCGCTTTGTAAAAGTGAGGTTGGCGAGTGCAGTGTCACCTCATCTTCATCGAGAGACTCCGGCCAGCACTAG